The window ACAACGTCAGATCCATGCCCATCCGCAAGGACGACGAGGTCCAGATCGTCCGCGGGACCTACAAGGGACGCGAAGGAAAGGTCGTGCAGGTGTACCGTCGCAAGTGGGTGATTCACATCGAGAGGATCACGAGGGAGAAGGTGAACGGCACCACCGTGAACGTCGGCGTGCAGCCGTCGAAGGTTGTGATAACGAAGCTGAGGTTGGATAAGGACAGGAAGTCGCTTTTGGAGAGGAAGGCCAAGGGCCGTGCCGCGGCGGATGAGGACAAGGGGACCAAGTTTACTGCTGAGGATGTTATGCAGAACGTTGATTAAACACAAAGGTTTattatctttttagtttttgattatCAGCGAGTACTCTCTTGGCTTTG of the Brassica rapa cultivar Chiifu-401-42 chromosome A03, CAAS_Brap_v3.01, whole genome shotgun sequence genome contains:
- the LOC103860635 gene encoding 60S ribosomal protein L26-1; amino-acid sequence: MKYNPRVTSSRRKNRKAHFTASSSERRVIMSSPLSTDLRAKYNVRSMPIRKDDEVQIVRGTYKGREGKVVQVYRRKWVIHIERITREKVNGTTVNVGVQPSKVVITKLRLDKDRKSLLERKAKGRAAADEDKGTKFTAEDVMQNVD